A region from the Leptospirillum ferriphilum ML-04 genome encodes:
- a CDS encoding putative bifunctional diguanylate cyclase/phosphodiesterase, whose protein sequence is MNVSGSYNLWLVSLSVFIAVTAAYTSFSFASRITSTSGKVRLLWLGGGAVAMGAGIWSMHFIGMLAYRMSFPVHYDVRITVLSLLMAILVSGFALRMTSLPRIGPASLLVAGTLMGLGIGAMHYTGMMAMKMPMSIRYDPFLVFLSILIAVSASTAALWVVSTLRSDKAIADLPKKFLSALIMGAAISGMHYTGMAAARFPLKMSGTSLQNSSDAWLAVTIGLASFMILAIGLILSLVDSHLATRTAGLVGSLKAANEKLHYLALHDGLTRLPNRTLLEDRVDQAVRHARSGDGTFSVFFLDVDRFKPINDSLGHSTGDKVLQQMASRLSAAVGPEDTVARIGGDEFVIVFPEKKDPGKVHEIARRIRDCVAESMEVDGQSLSVTTSIGISLFPHDGTTFRTLLASADSAMYYAKSKGPGQIQFYSGEMNDSAALRIEMENDLRRGIEKEEFVLYYQPKVSLATGEVESVEALVRWNHPEKGILPPHYFIPRAEETGLIIPLGRWIMDRACREAVIWHQAGFPRLRVAVNLSALQFINQDLVREILTALERSGLSPECLELEITESLLMQDPDAAMRTLSGIREKGVHVAIDDFGTGYSSFSYLKKFPLDRLKIDRSFITDICDNPNDAAIVRTIITLGHNLNLKVIAEGVESQAQLEMLKTMECDAYQGFYNSRPLPPGELAERLKEMRILKTPLPDEDTT, encoded by the coding sequence TTGAATGTAAGCGGATCCTATAACCTCTGGCTGGTCAGCCTGTCTGTCTTTATCGCTGTCACGGCGGCCTATACGTCTTTCAGTTTTGCCTCCCGAATCACCTCCACGTCCGGGAAAGTCCGTCTTCTCTGGCTTGGAGGGGGGGCCGTTGCCATGGGTGCCGGCATCTGGTCCATGCACTTCATCGGCATGCTGGCGTACCGGATGTCGTTTCCGGTCCACTATGATGTCCGGATAACCGTGTTGTCTCTTCTGATGGCGATCCTGGTTTCCGGGTTCGCTCTCCGGATGACCAGCCTTCCCCGGATCGGCCCCGCCAGTCTTCTCGTGGCCGGGACTCTGATGGGGCTGGGGATCGGGGCGATGCACTATACCGGGATGATGGCGATGAAGATGCCGATGAGCATCCGCTACGACCCCTTTTTGGTATTTCTGTCGATTCTGATCGCTGTTTCGGCCTCCACCGCGGCTCTTTGGGTCGTCTCCACCCTCCGTTCCGATAAAGCGATTGCGGATCTTCCCAAGAAATTTCTCAGCGCATTGATCATGGGTGCGGCGATCTCCGGGATGCACTATACCGGTATGGCGGCCGCCCGGTTTCCGCTCAAAATGTCCGGAACTTCTTTGCAAAACAGTTCCGATGCCTGGCTTGCGGTGACGATCGGGCTTGCATCCTTCATGATTCTGGCGATCGGGTTGATCCTGTCGTTGGTGGATTCCCACCTGGCAACAAGAACGGCGGGACTTGTGGGGTCCTTGAAGGCAGCCAATGAAAAACTGCACTATCTGGCCCTGCATGATGGACTCACGCGACTTCCCAACAGGACACTTTTAGAGGACAGGGTGGATCAGGCCGTCCGGCATGCCCGTTCCGGTGACGGAACATTTTCCGTTTTTTTCCTGGATGTCGACCGGTTCAAGCCGATCAACGACTCCCTGGGGCATTCCACCGGAGACAAGGTCCTCCAGCAGATGGCCAGCCGCCTTTCGGCGGCGGTGGGGCCGGAGGATACGGTGGCCCGGATCGGCGGCGACGAGTTTGTCATTGTGTTTCCCGAAAAGAAGGATCCCGGAAAAGTGCACGAAATTGCCAGGAGGATCCGGGATTGCGTCGCGGAGAGCATGGAGGTTGACGGACAGTCCCTTTCTGTCACGACAAGCATCGGGATCAGTCTGTTTCCGCACGATGGCACGACCTTCCGGACTCTTCTCGCAAGTGCCGACAGCGCCATGTATTACGCGAAAAGCAAAGGACCGGGACAGATCCAGTTCTACTCCGGGGAAATGAACGACAGCGCGGCCCTCCGCATCGAGATGGAAAACGACCTCCGGCGCGGGATCGAAAAGGAGGAGTTTGTCCTGTATTACCAGCCGAAAGTCTCTCTCGCCACGGGAGAAGTCGAGTCTGTGGAAGCCCTTGTCCGCTGGAACCATCCGGAAAAAGGAATTCTTCCGCCCCACTATTTTATCCCCCGGGCGGAAGAAACGGGACTGATCATTCCTCTCGGACGCTGGATCATGGACCGGGCCTGCCGGGAAGCGGTCATCTGGCATCAGGCGGGATTTCCCCGGCTGCGGGTCGCTGTCAACCTGTCGGCGCTGCAGTTTATCAACCAGGATCTGGTAAGAGAAATTCTGACTGCGCTTGAGCGTTCGGGACTGTCACCGGAGTGTCTGGAACTCGAGATCACCGAGAGCCTGCTGATGCAGGATCCGGACGCGGCCATGCGGACCTTGTCAGGTATCCGGGAGAAAGGCGTCCATGTCGCAATCGACGATTTCGGAACCGGGTATTCAAGTTTTTCCTATCTCAAAAAATTTCCTCTCGACCGGTTGAAAATCGATCGCTCTTTTATCACGGACATTTGCGACAATCCGAACGATGCGGCGATTGTCCGGACCATCATCACGCTGGGCCACAATCTGAACCTCAAAGTCATTGCCGAAGGGGTGGAAAGCCAGGCTCAGCTGGAAATGCTGAAAACAATGGAGTGCGATGCCTACCAGGGTTTTTACAATTCAAGGCCGCTTCCTCCCGGGGAGCTTGCCGAGAGACTGAAAGAAATGCGCATCCTCAAGACGCCTCTTCCGGATGAGGACACCACCTGA
- a CDS encoding primase-helicase zinc-binding domain-containing protein — protein sequence MRSPFTGGGGAENPDWYSILASLGINVPQNPRRHGPCPICGGKDRFRFDNRNGEGTWFCNQGSAEHRDGKRAGNGTALLAGFFDIGHRDALGKIREISVDPGGVQVSSRPEKYAAPIPEVDSSSQRKVRRVINESVRLADIGEGSRLTLQAGKSAIEKYLSSRGLPLLLPEEARIQVHPDGIDVVIPLTGDGDLPSLHVTALSRDGRKRPLSWTGASCRYTLGQLSGSYASIPSGEKQISVPSFPSIRFYCLGEGLETTISGRFLSGWGGIFAVNSNGIQSFFDDPETVEIFRKNALGVAALVDRDGNETGQKASAALARKAKEAGIPVLFLLPPSVVRGSEKSADWNDALVELGEQGAKAALMLAISRSEEELAKNDSGKVIPIDKIRDVPGPASPPVKRVSLDEAAGMVRKLIRHRESNKPAIAGIDAGTGKSQILADSSWDRQIGGSPLLTITPTRALAEEAAEKGGGLFREGRTDDPARVGHCPIFPKIVPFSEKWRSVVAHKCLDCPFGGAAMDVIRGETPTESPCPHILHVNDSRTSPLLTATAAMLEGDPNLGSSRYGDAIIPRQVTLDDTSKLNDHRYIHGGHIGEWIRAAHYAINHDLAKIASGESDDGEESRQERIEATEALIPHLDALARLLSENPGEEQIRLVPEDWKEFSRLALSSKVRWMDGISAEAVYRDREGTLEIPLRGLKSLGEALERGTAWVRKSVLHFASPPKAFKAIQNGALVLDATPSLAVRQIVKALGGDVTEIRVQQPSLVVRQVASGSHGKTACLPDSPSFEREKSRFLSVVAGAVERHGAENIAVLSHKSFAEAVSGEIPAGVDVGWWGCHNRGLNDWETKTHIVAWGIPQLSPSVAEREYMSDRQGVLEAGGTAWPEWNGARGEKWYGIPGQAKEIRANGYLNDFVDNWARERTTAELVQAIGRLRAVRRHDTSLSVEIHSDFPFLGSFGLEIHEVTRPKWRTMADYQKERKDGQVEKGVIAFHATGGGGRRLANEWLKEHGLDGIKPASWPELKEIAGGSRREYILFPSGTIPDFFGKDVCLLIKALDRLADWAAEEAMTLTELAKVDLVDPDPLELVALKILRASVREGERREVPRELWVRDRLRSGS from the coding sequence ATGCGCTCCCCCTTCACAGGGGGAGGTGGAGCAGAGAATCCTGACTGGTATTCGATCCTCGCCAGTCTTGGAATCAATGTTCCGCAGAACCCCCGACGACATGGCCCCTGCCCGATATGCGGAGGGAAAGACCGCTTCCGTTTCGACAATCGCAATGGAGAGGGAACGTGGTTCTGCAACCAGGGGAGCGCGGAGCACCGAGACGGGAAGCGAGCCGGGAATGGAACCGCCTTGCTTGCCGGGTTTTTCGATATCGGTCATCGGGACGCCTTGGGAAAAATCCGGGAAATTTCAGTGGATCCGGGTGGCGTTCAAGTCTCCTCTCGACCTGAGAAATATGCGGCACCTATTCCGGAGGTTGATTCGTCAAGCCAAAGGAAAGTCCGGAGGGTCATCAACGAATCAGTACGCCTGGCCGACATCGGGGAGGGGAGCCGACTCACGCTCCAAGCCGGAAAATCCGCTATCGAAAAGTATCTGTCGAGCCGCGGCCTTCCTCTTCTCCTTCCAGAAGAGGCCAGAATACAGGTCCATCCGGACGGAATCGACGTTGTTATTCCTCTCACAGGCGATGGGGACCTTCCGTCTCTTCACGTCACCGCTCTGAGTCGGGACGGGCGGAAACGCCCCCTGTCATGGACCGGAGCCTCCTGTCGCTACACACTCGGTCAACTGTCCGGATCTTATGCGTCAATCCCTAGCGGAGAAAAGCAAATCTCCGTCCCGTCTTTCCCCTCCATCCGCTTTTACTGCCTCGGCGAGGGTCTTGAAACGACCATTTCCGGACGATTCCTTTCCGGGTGGGGCGGAATTTTTGCAGTCAACAGCAATGGGATCCAAAGCTTTTTTGACGATCCCGAGACTGTCGAGATTTTTCGGAAAAACGCTTTAGGAGTCGCCGCACTCGTGGACCGGGACGGGAACGAAACCGGACAAAAAGCCAGTGCGGCATTGGCCCGAAAAGCCAAGGAAGCCGGGATCCCCGTTCTCTTCCTTCTTCCTCCGTCCGTTGTTCGGGGTTCGGAGAAAAGCGCTGACTGGAACGATGCACTCGTAGAACTCGGCGAACAAGGCGCGAAAGCGGCGTTGATGCTGGCGATCAGCCGGAGCGAGGAAGAGCTCGCAAAGAACGACTCGGGGAAAGTCATTCCGATCGACAAAATCCGGGATGTTCCCGGACCGGCGTCTCCCCCGGTCAAGCGGGTTTCCCTGGACGAGGCGGCCGGGATGGTTCGGAAACTGATAAGGCACAGGGAAAGCAACAAGCCCGCGATCGCCGGGATCGACGCGGGAACCGGCAAGTCTCAAATCCTGGCTGATTCGTCGTGGGATCGTCAGATCGGCGGATCTCCGCTTCTGACGATCACCCCAACCCGAGCCCTCGCGGAAGAGGCCGCAGAAAAAGGCGGTGGGCTTTTTCGTGAGGGCAGGACGGACGATCCGGCCCGGGTCGGGCATTGCCCGATCTTCCCGAAAATTGTGCCATTCAGTGAGAAATGGCGTTCAGTCGTTGCCCACAAGTGCCTCGACTGCCCTTTCGGGGGGGCGGCCATGGATGTCATCAGGGGCGAAACGCCAACAGAATCCCCTTGCCCTCATATTCTTCACGTCAATGACTCCCGAACCTCTCCGCTGCTGACCGCCACGGCGGCCATGCTGGAAGGAGACCCGAATCTCGGGTCCTCCAGATACGGAGATGCGATCATCCCACGGCAAGTGACCTTGGACGACACAAGCAAATTAAACGACCACCGCTATATTCATGGCGGCCATATCGGGGAGTGGATCCGGGCGGCTCATTATGCGATCAATCACGACCTGGCGAAAATCGCCTCAGGAGAGTCAGACGACGGGGAAGAAAGCCGGCAAGAACGGATCGAGGCGACGGAAGCCCTGATCCCCCACCTCGACGCCCTTGCCCGACTTCTTTCGGAAAACCCTGGAGAAGAGCAAATCCGGCTCGTTCCGGAAGACTGGAAAGAGTTTTCCCGTCTCGCCCTATCTTCGAAAGTTCGATGGATGGACGGGATTTCGGCGGAAGCGGTCTATCGCGATCGGGAAGGGACTCTCGAAATCCCGCTCCGGGGGCTCAAATCATTGGGGGAAGCTCTTGAGAGAGGAACGGCCTGGGTCCGCAAGTCAGTCCTGCATTTCGCATCCCCGCCGAAGGCTTTCAAGGCCATCCAGAACGGGGCTCTCGTCCTCGACGCGACCCCTTCCCTCGCCGTCCGCCAGATCGTCAAGGCTTTGGGTGGGGACGTGACCGAGATTCGGGTACAACAACCGTCCCTTGTCGTCCGCCAAGTCGCCTCCGGATCTCATGGAAAAACCGCCTGTCTCCCTGATTCGCCGTCATTCGAACGAGAGAAGAGCCGGTTTCTCTCTGTTGTCGCTGGCGCAGTCGAGAGGCACGGCGCGGAGAACATCGCCGTCCTCAGCCACAAGTCGTTCGCAGAAGCCGTCTCGGGAGAGATTCCGGCGGGTGTGGATGTTGGCTGGTGGGGTTGCCACAACCGGGGTTTGAACGATTGGGAAACCAAGACACATATTGTCGCTTGGGGTATCCCACAGCTTTCTCCCTCCGTTGCGGAACGAGAGTATATGTCCGACCGGCAAGGCGTCTTAGAGGCCGGAGGAACCGCCTGGCCGGAATGGAATGGGGCCAGAGGAGAAAAGTGGTACGGAATCCCCGGCCAGGCGAAAGAGATCCGGGCGAACGGGTACCTGAATGATTTTGTCGACAATTGGGCGCGGGAGAGGACCACCGCTGAGCTTGTGCAGGCAATAGGGCGACTCCGGGCGGTCCGGAGACATGACACGTCTCTGTCCGTCGAAATCCATTCAGATTTTCCTTTTCTGGGTTCTTTCGGCCTCGAAATTCATGAGGTCACACGTCCGAAATGGAGGACAATGGCCGATTACCAGAAGGAACGGAAGGATGGGCAGGTCGAGAAGGGCGTCATCGCTTTTCATGCGACGGGCGGAGGGGGTCGGCGACTAGCCAACGAGTGGCTAAAAGAACACGGGCTGGACGGAATCAAACCGGCTTCGTGGCCAGAGTTGAAGGAAATCGCAGGAGGTTCCCGACGGGAATATATATTATTCCCGTCGGGAACCATACCGGATTTTTTTGGAAAAGATGTTTGTTTGCTCATCAAGGCCCTTGACCGGCTGGCCGATTGGGCCGCCGAGGAGGCCATGACGTTGACGGAACTTGCCAAGGTTGATCTTGTCGATCCCGACCCGCTGGAATTGGTTGCCCTGAAGATCCTCCGAGCCTCGGTTCGGGAGGGGGAACGTCGGGAAGTCCCTCGCGAATTGTGGGTTAGAGATCGACTCCGGAGTGGGTCATGA
- a CDS encoding glutaredoxin family protein, translating to MQVKAYLKPTCGWSNGVRAVLRKYSLPYEDIDILSNPVAYMEMVKKSHQRLSPCVEINGVMLADVSGEEVESYLLQEGLVERVESSDNTPTNQGCPSH from the coding sequence ATCCAGGTCAAAGCCTATCTGAAGCCGACATGCGGCTGGTCAAACGGTGTCCGGGCGGTCCTGAGAAAATACAGTCTTCCCTACGAAGATATCGATATTCTGTCAAACCCCGTCGCCTATATGGAAATGGTGAAGAAATCCCATCAACGCCTCTCTCCCTGCGTGGAAATCAACGGCGTGATGCTTGCGGACGTCAGCGGAGAAGAAGTCGAGTCCTACCTGTTGCAGGAAGGTCTGGTCGAGCGGGTGGAATCATCGGACAACACCCCCACCAACCAGGGGTGTCCTTCGCATTGA
- a CDS encoding helix-turn-helix transcriptional regulator, translated as MFNNITSVSLLSVEDLARILGLGEKTIYLKLYRSPSSLPPRFFLPGSRLVRWHPTVVAQWMDNLAGLTSSPSPSQSEFHKKKNEKEKRSGPGRPRKTEVIERERRGGV; from the coding sequence ATGTTCAATAATATCACGTCGGTGTCTTTGTTGTCAGTAGAGGATCTTGCCCGAATTTTGGGTCTCGGCGAAAAAACCATTTATTTGAAACTTTATCGCTCGCCCTCCTCTCTCCCGCCTCGATTTTTTCTTCCTGGAAGCCGTCTGGTCCGATGGCATCCGACAGTGGTCGCGCAGTGGATGGACAATCTGGCCGGACTGACCTCTTCTCCCTCTCCTTCCCAATCGGAATTCCACAAGAAAAAAAACGAAAAAGAAAAGCGTTCCGGACCGGGACGACCGAGAAAAACGGAAGTTATAGAACGAGAAAGAAGAGGGGGTGTTTGA
- the msrA gene encoding peptide-methionine (S)-S-oxide reductase MsrA, which produces MAGCGNIDHGRFHSGGDEKDGRKKQERQPETATLAGGCFWCLDAVFRKVEGVLAVESGYTGGTDPSPSYRTVCSGATGHAEAVRIRFDPDRISFQRLLDIFFTVHDPTTLNRQGADVGTQYRSEIFWHTPEQEEIARKYIEKLSGTEAVSGRKVVTALTSAGPFYPAEDYHQDYYARNTGQPYCQMVIRPKMEKFQKAFSSRSG; this is translated from the coding sequence ATGGCGGGATGCGGCAACATCGATCACGGCCGTTTTCATTCTGGAGGAGACGAAAAAGATGGACGAAAAAAACAGGAACGGCAGCCAGAAACAGCCACCCTCGCGGGTGGATGCTTCTGGTGTCTGGACGCGGTGTTCCGGAAGGTGGAGGGCGTTCTTGCCGTGGAATCCGGCTATACGGGGGGGACCGACCCTTCCCCTTCCTACAGGACCGTGTGTTCCGGCGCCACCGGACACGCCGAAGCGGTCCGCATCCGTTTTGATCCGGACCGCATCTCCTTCCAGCGTCTTCTCGATATTTTCTTCACCGTTCACGATCCAACGACACTGAACCGGCAGGGAGCCGATGTGGGGACACAGTACCGGTCGGAAATTTTCTGGCACACACCGGAACAGGAGGAGATTGCCAGAAAGTATATCGAAAAACTGTCCGGGACGGAGGCGGTTTCCGGGCGGAAGGTCGTGACCGCGCTTACCTCCGCCGGCCCTTTTTATCCGGCGGAAGACTACCACCAGGACTACTATGCCCGAAACACCGGACAACCCTATTGCCAGATGGTCATCCGTCCGAAGATGGAAAAGTTTCAGAAAGCGTTTTCATCCAGGTCAGGGTAA
- a CDS encoding CbtB domain-containing protein: MNMTTHKLVSDNPVKVGMDVRSSSWVRVFVAVLFALWVPVTLYLLLFAPMPLVHDAIHPVRHAFSMIMCH, encoded by the coding sequence ATGAACATGACCACTCACAAGCTCGTTTCAGACAATCCCGTCAAAGTCGGTATGGATGTGCGCTCATCCTCATGGGTACGGGTTTTCGTTGCGGTTCTCTTTGCCCTCTGGGTTCCCGTGACGCTCTATTTGCTCCTTTTCGCCCCCATGCCGCTCGTTCATGATGCCATTCATCCCGTCCGGCATGCCTTCAGCATGATCATGTGCCATTAG
- a CDS encoding AAA family ATPase: MDKWFAVVGVFGYIGLLIGYILAVTYLSPEKRRMFHGVFASMSVFILGGMILQSVGAITDVHFVESVLSAMGITAVLMLGLYVYFRQRKRPPEKSLQPSTPRPSLSVRSERAPSLPEENPEEEEEQPFLDSSSLENIFRKGFSVLLYGPTGSGKTYGVIFEHLGKLVKQGERDGIVLIPCSDGMEDYDLLSKPMPIGPRDKVRILQELEKEFPDLDQSALSRILGDWTRVEGPLREVFRRAQKGERLGVVFDELNRASRSARNLILKAMDPVLGHYELHDFTSGEVLRVPLETIQFCATCNLGASYSQTHDLDESLLDRFQSVLFVDYNTGLEERILEEEGLPPAKVSQLMAVAGALREAYRMGHLNAPLSTRHLKNWGRAVSGGGDPRETARMLWVDRLIAHDRHGYPDEEQVAGILEILAATFSESDGVQGDARKSSREETSRTPQGG; encoded by the coding sequence GTGGACAAGTGGTTTGCCGTCGTCGGTGTTTTCGGCTACATCGGACTTCTGATCGGCTATATCCTGGCCGTCACCTACCTCTCCCCCGAAAAGAGACGGATGTTTCACGGGGTTTTCGCTTCCATGTCCGTCTTCATTCTGGGGGGGATGATCCTCCAGTCCGTCGGAGCGATCACCGACGTTCATTTCGTGGAAAGCGTCCTGAGCGCAATGGGCATCACGGCCGTTCTGATGCTGGGGCTCTATGTCTATTTCCGTCAAAGGAAGAGACCGCCGGAAAAATCCCTCCAGCCGTCCACTCCCCGGCCCTCTCTGTCCGTTCGCTCCGAGAGGGCTCCGTCCCTTCCAGAGGAAAATCCCGAAGAGGAAGAGGAGCAGCCTTTTCTCGATTCATCCTCGCTCGAAAATATTTTCCGGAAAGGTTTTTCGGTTCTTCTGTACGGTCCCACCGGGTCGGGAAAAACCTACGGGGTGATCTTTGAACACCTGGGAAAACTGGTCAAACAGGGAGAAAGAGACGGCATCGTCCTGATCCCCTGTTCGGACGGGATGGAGGATTATGACCTTCTCTCCAAGCCAATGCCCATCGGCCCGCGGGACAAGGTCCGGATCCTTCAGGAACTGGAAAAGGAGTTCCCGGACCTGGACCAGTCGGCACTGTCCCGGATCCTGGGTGACTGGACCCGCGTGGAAGGTCCTCTCCGGGAGGTGTTTCGCCGGGCCCAGAAAGGGGAACGGCTGGGGGTCGTGTTCGACGAGCTCAACAGGGCGTCCCGCTCGGCACGGAATCTCATCCTGAAAGCCATGGACCCGGTGCTGGGCCACTATGAATTGCACGATTTCACCAGCGGAGAGGTTCTGCGCGTCCCCCTGGAGACGATCCAGTTCTGCGCCACCTGCAACCTGGGAGCCTCCTACAGCCAGACCCACGACCTGGACGAGTCCCTTCTGGATCGGTTCCAGTCCGTGCTGTTCGTGGATTACAACACCGGGCTGGAGGAACGGATTCTCGAGGAAGAGGGTCTCCCTCCCGCGAAAGTGTCTCAGCTGATGGCTGTGGCCGGAGCCCTCCGGGAAGCCTACCGGATGGGCCATCTGAACGCGCCGCTTTCCACCCGTCATCTCAAAAACTGGGGACGGGCGGTCTCCGGCGGAGGAGATCCCCGGGAGACGGCCCGCATGCTCTGGGTGGACCGTCTGATTGCCCACGACAGGCACGGCTATCCCGATGAGGAACAGGTGGCGGGAATCCTGGAAATTCTGGCCGCAACGTTTTCGGAGTCTGACGGCGTCCAGGGAGATGCCCGGAAATCGTCCCGGGAGGAGACGTCCCGGACACCGCAAGGAGGATAG
- a CDS encoding site-specific integrase, which translates to MATFRKRSGSWQVLVRKKGFGQIGRTFDTKSEAETWAKIVESEMVRGVFVTRNEAENTTLSEALDRYEREKNKKGVQQYTSLVNVWKRHPLSKRFLTTIQGKDIAEYRDNRLETVGAQTVLHEIGLLSRLYNTAIKEWGMGGLLNPVVQIRKPKMPKARDRRLKHGEPERICGASKSEILTSIVWFAVETGMRQAEIAGMTWDLVDLKKRTVTLPDTKNGEKRIVPLSTEALRILSDLPRRLDGKVWGMEPHSISQAFRKAVSRARKAYEQECEEKGQKPDPSYLADLTFHDLRHEATSRFFEKGLNPMQVAAITGHKTLQMLKRYTHLKAEDLAELLR; encoded by the coding sequence ATGGCGACATTCCGCAAGCGTTCCGGTTCCTGGCAGGTCCTTGTCCGAAAAAAAGGTTTCGGACAGATCGGACGGACGTTTGACACGAAGTCCGAGGCGGAAACCTGGGCCAAGATCGTCGAGTCGGAAATGGTCCGTGGCGTCTTTGTCACCCGAAATGAAGCCGAAAACACGACCCTCTCCGAGGCTCTGGACCGCTACGAACGGGAGAAAAATAAGAAAGGGGTCCAACAATACACGTCCCTGGTCAACGTCTGGAAGCGCCATCCTCTTTCAAAGAGATTTCTCACAACGATCCAGGGGAAAGACATTGCCGAATATAGGGACAACCGGCTTGAAACGGTCGGGGCTCAAACGGTCCTTCACGAAATCGGCCTTCTTTCCCGCCTTTACAATACGGCGATCAAGGAATGGGGAATGGGGGGACTTCTTAATCCTGTCGTTCAGATAAGAAAACCCAAGATGCCAAAAGCCAGGGATCGTCGTCTGAAACATGGAGAGCCGGAGAGGATATGCGGAGCCTCGAAATCGGAAATCCTCACCTCCATCGTCTGGTTTGCCGTTGAAACTGGGATGAGACAAGCGGAAATCGCCGGGATGACCTGGGACCTGGTGGACCTCAAGAAGCGGACAGTGACGCTTCCGGACACGAAGAACGGGGAAAAGCGGATTGTCCCTCTCTCGACGGAAGCTCTTCGGATCCTGTCGGACCTCCCCCGCCGGCTCGACGGGAAGGTCTGGGGAATGGAACCCCATTCGATTTCTCAAGCGTTTCGCAAGGCTGTTTCCCGCGCCCGAAAAGCCTATGAGCAGGAATGCGAGGAAAAGGGTCAGAAGCCGGATCCGTCCTACCTGGCGGACCTCACCTTCCACGACCTCCGGCACGAAGCGACCAGCCGGTTCTTCGAGAAGGGCCTGAACCCCATGCAGGTGGCGGCCATCACCGGGCACAAGACGTTGCAGATGCTCAAACGCTATACCCACCTGAAGGCGGAAGATTTGGCGGAGTTGTTGAGGTGA
- a CDS encoding YqaE/Pmp3 family membrane protein, translating into MRLLIALLLPWATFFTIGRPLSGVVCLILQITVIGWIPATIWAVYALSQFKTDQKIREALKG; encoded by the coding sequence ATGAGACTTTTGATTGCGCTGCTTTTGCCCTGGGCCACGTTTTTTACGATCGGCCGTCCGCTCTCGGGGGTCGTTTGTCTGATTCTTCAGATCACAGTGATTGGCTGGATCCCGGCGACGATTTGGGCCGTTTATGCCCTGAGCCAGTTCAAGACGGATCAGAAGATTCGGGAAGCCCTCAAGGGATAG
- a CDS encoding helix-turn-helix domain-containing protein: protein MSQWLLSAAPPLLFNLVDFLIYVEDDLESAINEKKTKQTLEKIPRFASCSFCWRGVDSPHQYCSHHSRVDHPAVYTRFLAHLKRLGVWVKKSDRATPGSDTPYYRRTGPGLSGGRIYIHRPEEFRWTDPSAPSVIQAEMPKAAMRMEETRCWDALKEGLPNFFEKALVAFDSESRKERDLLIEYPRPTNNVLWNILERYELYSRWWNDHPFPGRGKERSRHSKAREHQVQKYLSEGLSKTEIAKRTGLSRQAIYKIIERIEPKK, encoded by the coding sequence ATGAGCCAGTGGCTCCTCTCCGCCGCCCCTCCGTTACTTTTTAACCTTGTAGATTTTCTCATTTATGTCGAAGATGATCTGGAGTCGGCTATAAATGAAAAAAAGACAAAACAAACCCTGGAAAAAATTCCGAGGTTTGCTTCCTGCTCTTTCTGCTGGAGAGGGGTAGACTCTCCCCACCAATATTGCTCACACCATTCCCGGGTTGATCACCCAGCTGTTTACACACGCTTTCTGGCTCATCTGAAAAGGTTGGGAGTTTGGGTGAAAAAATCTGATCGTGCAACTCCAGGATCCGACACGCCCTATTATCGTCGAACCGGTCCGGGGCTTTCGGGAGGACGGATTTACATTCACCGTCCGGAAGAATTTCGCTGGACCGATCCCTCGGCCCCATCCGTTATTCAAGCGGAGATGCCAAAGGCGGCAATGCGCATGGAAGAGACTCGGTGCTGGGATGCTTTGAAAGAAGGATTGCCAAATTTTTTTGAAAAGGCCTTGGTCGCATTCGACTCCGAGTCCCGAAAAGAACGAGATTTATTGATCGAATATCCAAGACCGACCAACAATGTCTTATGGAACATATTGGAGCGGTACGAATTATATTCGCGCTGGTGGAACGACCATCCCTTCCCCGGCCGGGGAAAGGAACGCTCTCGACATTCAAAAGCCCGCGAGCATCAGGTTCAAAAATACTTGAGTGAAGGCCTGTCAAAAACCGAGATTGCTAAAAGAACCGGATTGTCACGGCAGGCCATTTACAAAATCATTGAGCGGATAGAACCAAAAAAATAG